The following proteins come from a genomic window of Enterobacter chengduensis:
- a CDS encoding GntR family transcriptional regulator, translating to MNNINALQTAPDLHDKDESIFQALMTAIVEHQLLPGSKLPEEALAEVFGVSRTGIRKVLQRLAAVQMVTLSPRRGAHVASPTVEEARHIFRTRALLEVANLPDVLAHCQPPHLAALEAIIRQEQQAHEAYDGPAAIRHSASFHIQLQAISGNQVLTEMVTGLSQRSSLVIATWGAPWRQGCRCNDHEQLVDLLRQKALQPLSDALMHHFEHIVASLCFERAGECLPDFARLFAGHKES from the coding sequence ATGAACAATATAAATGCCCTGCAGACCGCGCCAGACCTGCATGATAAAGATGAATCGATCTTTCAGGCGCTGATGACCGCGATAGTCGAACATCAGCTGCTGCCGGGGAGCAAATTGCCGGAAGAGGCGCTGGCCGAGGTCTTTGGCGTCAGCCGCACGGGCATCCGCAAGGTGCTGCAGCGACTCGCCGCAGTGCAAATGGTCACCTTATCGCCCAGGCGTGGTGCACACGTCGCCAGCCCGACGGTAGAAGAGGCGCGGCACATCTTCCGCACCCGCGCCCTGCTGGAGGTCGCCAACCTGCCGGACGTGCTGGCCCACTGCCAGCCGCCGCACCTTGCCGCGCTGGAGGCCATTATTCGCCAGGAGCAGCAGGCGCACGAGGCGTACGACGGCCCGGCGGCGATCCGCCACTCCGCCAGTTTCCACATTCAGCTGCAGGCCATCTCCGGCAATCAGGTGCTCACCGAGATGGTCACTGGCCTGAGCCAGCGCTCGTCGCTGGTGATTGCCACCTGGGGCGCGCCCTGGCGGCAGGGCTGCCGCTGCAACGACCACGAACAGCTGGTGGATCTGCTGCGCCAGAAGGCGCTCCAGCCGCTAAGCGATGCCTTAATGCACCATTTTGAACATATCGTTGCCAGCCTTTGCTTTGAGCGGGCGGGCGAGTGTCTGCCTGATTTTGCCCGGCTGTTTGCCGGCCACAAGGAGTCGTAA
- the hpxZ gene encoding oxalurate catabolism protein HpxZ, whose amino-acid sequence MMNHDDINLPWVVAEVTAAFYRYEDALVSNNVAVLDELFWHDKNTVRLGAGENLYGIDEIRAFRAARPAAGLQRTLRHTVITTFGEDYAVCSTEFTREGTERIGRQQQTWVRFADGWRIVAAQVSLMV is encoded by the coding sequence ATGATGAATCACGACGACATTAACCTGCCGTGGGTAGTTGCCGAGGTGACCGCCGCGTTTTACCGCTACGAAGACGCGCTGGTGAGCAACAACGTTGCGGTGCTGGACGAGCTGTTCTGGCACGACAAAAACACGGTGCGGCTGGGGGCGGGTGAAAACCTGTACGGCATTGATGAAATCCGCGCCTTCCGTGCGGCGCGCCCCGCCGCCGGGCTGCAGCGGACGCTGCGCCACACCGTCATCACCACCTTCGGGGAGGATTACGCAGTGTGCAGCACCGAGTTTACCCGCGAGGGGACGGAACGCATTGGCCGCCAGCAGCAGACGTGGGTGCGGTTTGCCGACGGATGGCGGATCGTGGCGGCTCAGGTGAGTTTGATGGTGTAG
- the puuE gene encoding allantoinase PuuE, whose product MRGYAGSPPHARWPNQARIAVQFVLNYEEGAENHVLHGDAGSEQFLSDIIGAASYPDRHMSMDSLYEYGSRAGFWRIHSEFQKRGLPLTVFGVAMALARHPEIVEAIKAADYDVVSHGWRWIHYQHMDIAQEREHLHKAVQVLTDLFGKPPTGWYTGRDSPNTRQLVVEHGGFDYDSDYYGDDLPFWTEVACSDGTRKPHLIVPYTLDANDMRFATAQGFNTAEQFYTYLKDSFDVLYEEGESAPKMMSIGMHCRLLGRPGRFRALQRFLDYVQQHERVWICTRQQIADRWREVHPFQK is encoded by the coding sequence CTGCGCGGCTACGCGGGCAGCCCGCCGCACGCGCGGTGGCCGAATCAGGCGCGCATCGCCGTGCAGTTTGTGCTCAATTACGAAGAGGGGGCGGAAAACCACGTTCTGCACGGCGATGCCGGATCCGAGCAGTTCCTGTCGGACATCATCGGTGCGGCCAGCTACCCGGACAGGCACATGTCGATGGACTCGCTCTACGAGTATGGCAGCCGCGCCGGGTTCTGGCGGATCCACAGTGAATTTCAAAAACGCGGCCTGCCGCTGACGGTCTTCGGCGTGGCGATGGCGCTGGCGCGCCACCCGGAGATCGTTGAGGCGATCAAAGCCGCGGATTACGACGTGGTCAGCCACGGCTGGCGCTGGATCCACTATCAGCATATGGACATCGCCCAGGAGCGTGAGCATCTGCATAAAGCGGTGCAGGTGCTGACCGACCTGTTCGGCAAGCCGCCAACGGGCTGGTACACCGGGCGCGACAGCCCCAACACGCGCCAGCTGGTGGTGGAGCACGGCGGCTTCGACTACGACAGCGACTACTATGGCGACGACCTGCCTTTCTGGACGGAAGTGGCCTGCAGCGACGGTACCCGCAAACCACACCTGATCGTGCCGTATACGCTGGATGCGAACGACATGCGCTTCGCCACCGCGCAGGGGTTTAACACCGCCGAGCAGTTCTATACCTATCTCAAGGACAGTTTTGACGTGCTGTACGAAGAGGGGGAAAGCGCGCCGAAAATGATGTCCATCGGCATGCACTGCCGCCTGCTGGGGCGGCCGGGGCGTTTTCGCGCGCTGCAGCGGTTCCTGGATTACGTGCAGCAGCACGAGCGGGTGTGGATCTGTACCCGCCAGCAGATTGCCGATCGCTGGCGGGAGGTGCATCCGTTTCAGAAGTAA
- the guaD gene encoding guanine deaminase, which yields MMEYQTAIRGAFFDIAQVCDSADAIAEHARYLEDGLLFIQNGKILAHMAWQEGEQYLDPHKGYTDMRGRLLLPGFIDTHVHYPQTEMIGAFGEQLLEWLTTYTFPVESQFADEAYAKEIAEFFIHQLVSNGTTTALVFCTLHPESVEALFTEALRLNMRLIAGKVMMDRHAPDYLSEDAKQSYRQTRELIRRWHHRGRLGYAITPRFAPTSSPELLAAVSLLREEFPDTWLQTHLSENPNEVAWVSDLWPEHERYLDVYHHYGLTGERSVFAHAIHLHHSEWQCLHDTGSAVAFCPTSNLFLGSGLFRLPACWQHAVRMGIGTDVGAGTTFSMLRTLGEAYKVGQLQSYRLRASEAFYHATLGGAHALRLDDKIGNFAPGKEADFVVIDPDVTPLQRLRNRRCQDIYEQLFVLMTLGDERNISETWVNGERVWSAAPVG from the coding sequence ATGATGGAATACCAGACTGCGATACGCGGTGCATTTTTTGACATTGCCCAGGTCTGCGACAGCGCAGACGCCATTGCCGAACACGCGCGCTACCTTGAGGACGGACTACTGTTTATCCAGAACGGTAAAATTCTGGCGCACATGGCGTGGCAGGAGGGCGAGCAGTATCTTGACCCCCACAAGGGCTACACCGATATGCGCGGCAGGCTGCTGCTGCCCGGTTTTATCGATACCCACGTTCATTATCCGCAAACGGAGATGATCGGCGCCTTTGGCGAGCAGCTGCTGGAGTGGCTGACCACCTATACCTTCCCGGTGGAGAGCCAGTTTGCCGATGAGGCCTACGCGAAAGAGATCGCCGAATTTTTCATTCACCAGCTGGTGAGCAACGGCACCACCACCGCGCTGGTGTTCTGCACGCTGCATCCGGAATCGGTCGAGGCGCTGTTTACTGAGGCGCTGCGCCTCAACATGCGCCTTATCGCCGGGAAGGTGATGATGGACAGACACGCGCCGGACTACCTGAGCGAGGACGCGAAGCAGAGCTACCGGCAGACGCGTGAGCTGATCCGGCGCTGGCACCACCGGGGGCGGCTGGGCTACGCCATTACGCCACGCTTTGCCCCGACGTCATCCCCCGAGCTGCTCGCCGCGGTCAGCCTGCTGAGAGAGGAGTTTCCGGATACCTGGCTGCAGACCCACCTGAGCGAAAACCCCAACGAAGTGGCTTGGGTGAGCGACCTCTGGCCGGAGCACGAGCGCTATCTGGACGTGTATCACCACTACGGCCTGACCGGCGAGCGCAGCGTGTTTGCCCACGCGATCCATCTGCACCACAGCGAGTGGCAGTGCCTGCATGACACCGGCTCGGCGGTAGCGTTTTGCCCTACCTCGAACCTGTTTCTCGGCAGCGGGCTGTTTCGCCTGCCCGCCTGCTGGCAGCACGCCGTGCGGATGGGCATCGGCACCGACGTGGGCGCGGGCACCACCTTCAGCATGCTGCGCACGCTGGGGGAAGCCTACAAGGTCGGCCAGCTCCAGAGCTACCGCCTGCGCGCCAGCGAGGCCTTTTACCACGCCACGCTGGGCGGCGCGCATGCGCTCAGGCTGGACGATAAGATCGGCAACTTCGCGCCCGGCAAAGAGGCGGATTTCGTCGTCATCGACCCGGACGTCACGCCGCTGCAGCGCCTGCGCAATCGCCGCTGCCAGGATATCTACGAGCAGCTCTTTGTGCTGATGACCCTGGGCGACGAGCGCAACATCAGCGAGACCTGGGTCAACGGCGAGCGGGTGTGGTCAGCTGCCCCGGTAGGTTGA
- the uraH gene encoding hydroxyisourate hydrolase, whose product MSTLSTHILDISTGKPAQGVTVHLQQDGNTLATGVTNAQGRIAAFVPFLPAGRYRLVAEIGPWFSETGRNTIYPCAQIEFVTGDAADEHFHLPFVIAPGGWSTYRGS is encoded by the coding sequence ATGAGCACGCTCAGCACCCATATTCTCGATATTTCGACGGGCAAGCCCGCACAGGGCGTGACGGTTCACCTGCAGCAGGACGGGAACACGCTGGCCACGGGCGTGACCAACGCCCAGGGGCGTATCGCCGCGTTTGTCCCTTTCCTGCCCGCAGGCCGCTACCGGCTGGTGGCGGAGATCGGCCCGTGGTTTAGCGAAACCGGTCGCAACACGATCTATCCCTGCGCGCAGATTGAGTTTGTGACGGGAGACGCGGCAGACGAGCATTTCCATCTGCCGTTTGTGATTGCGCCCGGCGGGTGGTCAACCTACCGGGGCAGCTGA
- the hpxX gene encoding oxalurate catabolism protein HpxX, protein MTTHQPDWQAYLAQMESVLGVTLDDARRAELLVQFSRIASMAVPLMALPLDDRLEIAGVYKA, encoded by the coding sequence ATGACCACACACCAACCCGACTGGCAGGCGTATCTTGCGCAAATGGAGTCCGTGCTCGGCGTGACGCTGGACGACGCCCGCCGCGCCGAGCTGCTGGTGCAGTTCAGCCGCATTGCCAGCATGGCCGTCCCGCTGATGGCGCTGCCGCTCGACGACCGCCTGGAGATCGCAGGAGTATATAAAGCATGA
- the hpxO gene encoding FAD-dependent urate hydroxylase HpxO, producing MRAIVIGAGIGGLSAAVALKKAGIDCTVFEAVKEIRPVGAAISIWPNGVKCMQHLGMGDIIETYGGPMRFMAYKDYRRGETLTRFSLAPLVERTGGRPCPVSRAELQREMLDFWGRDGVQFGKRVERVREDDAGVSVTFTDGTTATGDFLIAADGSHSAVRPYVLGYTPERRYAGYVNWNGLVKIDEEIAPAHQWTTFVGEGKRVSLMPVSAGRFYFFFDVPLPAGLAEDRTTLRADLTGYFRGWAPPVQKLIAALDPETTNRIEIHDIEPFDTLVRGNVALLGDAAHSTTPDIGQGGCAAMEDAVVLGECLRENHSITLALRQYEALRCDRVRDLVLKARKRCDVTHGKDMALTQAWYQELAEETGERIINGLCETIQGGPLG from the coding sequence ATGAGAGCAATCGTCATTGGCGCGGGTATTGGCGGCCTGAGCGCCGCCGTCGCGCTGAAGAAAGCGGGCATCGACTGTACCGTGTTTGAAGCCGTCAAAGAGATCCGGCCCGTCGGGGCGGCCATCTCCATCTGGCCGAACGGCGTGAAGTGCATGCAGCACCTCGGCATGGGCGACATCATCGAGACCTACGGCGGCCCGATGCGGTTTATGGCCTACAAGGATTACCGGCGCGGCGAGACCCTGACCCGCTTTAGCCTTGCCCCGCTGGTCGAGCGCACCGGCGGGCGTCCCTGCCCCGTCTCGCGCGCGGAACTTCAGCGCGAAATGCTGGACTTCTGGGGACGCGACGGGGTGCAGTTTGGCAAGCGCGTCGAACGCGTCCGTGAAGACGACGCGGGCGTGAGCGTCACCTTTACCGACGGCACCACGGCAACCGGCGATTTCCTGATTGCCGCCGACGGCAGCCACTCCGCGGTTCGCCCGTACGTGCTGGGGTATACGCCGGAGCGCCGCTACGCCGGGTACGTGAACTGGAACGGGCTAGTGAAGATTGACGAAGAGATCGCCCCGGCGCACCAGTGGACCACCTTCGTCGGCGAAGGCAAACGCGTGTCGCTGATGCCCGTCTCCGCCGGTCGCTTCTATTTCTTTTTTGACGTGCCGCTCCCTGCGGGTCTGGCAGAAGATCGCACCACCCTGCGCGCCGATCTCACGGGCTACTTCCGCGGCTGGGCCCCGCCGGTGCAGAAGCTTATCGCGGCGCTGGATCCCGAGACCACCAACCGCATTGAGATCCACGACATCGAGCCGTTCGACACCCTGGTGCGCGGCAACGTCGCGCTATTGGGCGATGCCGCACACAGCACCACGCCGGATATCGGCCAGGGCGGCTGCGCGGCGATGGAAGATGCCGTGGTGCTGGGCGAGTGCCTGCGTGAAAACCACAGCATCACGCTGGCGCTGCGCCAGTACGAAGCGCTGCGCTGCGACCGGGTGCGCGACCTGGTGCTGAAGGCACGCAAGCGCTGCGACGTCACCCACGGGAAAGACATGGCGTTGACCCAGGCCTGGTATCAGGAGCTGGCAGAGGAGACCGGGGAGCGCATCATCAACGGTCTGTGCGAGACCATTCAGGGCGGCCCGTTAGGCTGA
- a CDS encoding NCS1 family nucleobase:cation symporter-1 has protein sequence MPNSQNAQQGTAADSGAVYSPRLCNEDLAPTRDQNWSWYNIFSFWMSDVHSMGGYVVAASFFTLGLASWQVLLCLLVGICIVQLCANLVAKPSQMAGVPYAVISRQAFGVFGANIPAVIRGLIAFAWYGIQTYLAANALMLVALKFWPSLSSLTAGAFLGLSHLGWICFAIMWVLQAMVFWHGMSAIKRFIDIAGPAVYVVMLALAGWIVYKTGFDGISFTLASKSLTAGEQTWQMITATALVVSYFSGPLLNFGDFSRYGKSMGEIRRGNRWGLPFNFLLFSIVTVVIVSGTQSLFGRMITDPIETVSRVGNDLAVAIGLLTMITATIGINIVANFVSPAFDFSNCSPQKISFRTGGMIAAVGSILLTPWNLFNSPELIHYTLDVLGAFIGPLFGILIADFYLIKRGKVSVDDLFDDTPKGKYWYRNGFNPKAIGALIPSVAVGLVISFIPALHEVANFSWFIGVFLGGVTYRWLAREDRETAGATTFSSRVATQKE, from the coding sequence ATGCCAAATAGTCAAAACGCGCAGCAGGGTACGGCCGCTGATTCCGGTGCGGTTTACAGCCCACGTCTTTGCAATGAGGATCTGGCACCCACGCGTGACCAGAACTGGAGCTGGTACAACATCTTTTCATTCTGGATGTCGGACGTGCACAGCATGGGGGGGTATGTTGTCGCCGCGAGCTTCTTCACGCTCGGGCTGGCAAGCTGGCAGGTGCTGCTCTGCCTGCTGGTGGGGATTTGCATCGTGCAGCTGTGCGCCAACCTGGTGGCAAAACCGAGCCAGATGGCGGGCGTGCCCTATGCGGTGATCAGCCGTCAGGCGTTCGGCGTCTTCGGGGCGAACATTCCGGCGGTGATCCGCGGGCTTATCGCCTTTGCGTGGTACGGCATCCAGACCTACCTGGCCGCCAACGCCCTGATGCTGGTGGCGCTGAAGTTCTGGCCGTCACTCTCTTCGCTCACCGCCGGCGCGTTCCTCGGCCTGTCGCATCTGGGCTGGATCTGCTTCGCCATCATGTGGGTATTGCAGGCGATGGTTTTCTGGCACGGGATGAGCGCCATCAAGCGCTTCATTGATATCGCCGGTCCGGCGGTCTACGTGGTGATGCTGGCCCTTGCGGGCTGGATTGTATACAAGACCGGTTTTGACGGCATCTCCTTTACCCTCGCCAGCAAATCCCTGACCGCGGGCGAGCAAACCTGGCAGATGATCACCGCGACCGCGCTGGTGGTCTCCTACTTCTCCGGCCCGCTGCTCAACTTTGGCGACTTCTCCCGCTACGGCAAAAGCATGGGGGAGATCCGCCGCGGCAACCGCTGGGGACTGCCGTTTAACTTTCTGCTGTTCTCCATCGTCACGGTGGTGATTGTCTCCGGCACGCAGTCGCTGTTTGGCCGCATGATCACCGACCCGATTGAAACCGTCAGCCGTGTGGGTAACGATCTGGCCGTGGCGATTGGCCTGCTGACGATGATCACCGCCACCATCGGGATTAACATTGTGGCGAACTTCGTCTCACCGGCCTTTGATTTCTCTAACTGCTCGCCGCAGAAAATTAGCTTCCGCACCGGGGGGATGATTGCCGCCGTCGGCTCAATCCTGCTCACCCCGTGGAACCTGTTCAACTCGCCGGAGCTTATCCACTACACCCTGGACGTGCTCGGGGCGTTTATCGGCCCGCTGTTCGGCATACTGATTGCCGATTTCTACCTGATTAAACGCGGCAAGGTGTCGGTTGACGACCTGTTCGACGACACACCAAAGGGCAAATACTGGTATCGCAACGGCTTTAACCCGAAAGCCATCGGCGCGCTGATCCCCTCCGTTGCCGTGGGCCTGGTCATTAGCTTTATCCCGGCCCTGCATGAGGTGGCAAACTTCAGCTGGTTCATCGGCGTCTTCCTCGGCGGCGTGACCTACCGCTGGCTGGCGCGGGAAGATCGCGAGACGGCAGGCGCGACCACCTTCAGCTCCCGCGTGGCAACGCAAAAAGAGTAA
- the hpxW gene encoding oxamate amidohydrolase produces MQSNVSTHGMAVAPHHLASQSALAVLREGGSAIEAMVAAAATIAVVYPHMNGLGGDGFWLIVPPQGEPIAIDASGAAGSRATLAAYDGLAHIPHRGPQAALTVAGTVSGWDEALKVSREMTGKALPLSRLLADAIDYAQNGTPVTASQANATASKFDELKDVPGFAETWLVDGRPPEAGSRFYQPAMASTLKRLAEDGLDSFYRGPLAEVLAQGMETLGLPVTLADLRAHAARRTAPLKLQHQQGEIYNHAPPTQGLVSLAILGITDRLNMAEADDADTLHRIVEATKLAFGLRDAHITDPRALKTDIQSLLDPAALQALADRVDDGRAAPWGIGKGPGDTVWMGVVDSSGLAVSFIQSIYHEFGSGVVLPDTGIVWQNRGASFSLDPDHLLALAPGKQPFHTLNPAAARLKDGRVMVYGSMGGDGQPQTQAALFTRYVVQGVPLQESISRPRWLLGRTWGQTSDTLKLEGRFSSGTVARLQALGHEVEMFPDFSEAMGHAGAIVRHPNGLLEGAFDPRSNGAAAGF; encoded by the coding sequence ATGCAAAGTAATGTCTCCACGCACGGCATGGCCGTTGCGCCCCACCATCTTGCCAGCCAGAGCGCGCTGGCGGTGCTGCGAGAAGGCGGCAGCGCGATAGAGGCGATGGTCGCCGCGGCGGCCACTATCGCCGTGGTTTACCCGCACATGAACGGGCTGGGCGGCGATGGCTTCTGGCTCATCGTCCCCCCGCAGGGCGAACCGATCGCCATTGACGCCAGCGGCGCGGCGGGATCGCGCGCGACGCTCGCCGCCTACGACGGGCTGGCGCATATTCCCCATCGCGGCCCGCAGGCGGCCCTGACCGTCGCCGGCACCGTGAGCGGCTGGGACGAGGCGCTGAAGGTCTCCCGCGAGATGACCGGCAAGGCGCTGCCGCTCTCCCGCCTGCTGGCCGACGCCATCGATTACGCGCAGAACGGCACGCCGGTCACAGCCTCTCAGGCCAACGCCACGGCCAGTAAATTTGACGAGCTGAAGGACGTTCCCGGCTTCGCGGAAACCTGGCTGGTGGACGGCAGGCCGCCAGAGGCCGGCAGCCGTTTTTATCAACCGGCCATGGCGTCCACGCTTAAGCGCCTGGCGGAAGACGGCCTGGACAGCTTTTATCGCGGCCCGCTGGCGGAGGTGCTGGCGCAGGGGATGGAGACGCTGGGCCTGCCGGTCACGCTGGCCGATTTACGCGCCCACGCCGCCCGGCGCACCGCGCCGCTGAAACTGCAGCATCAGCAGGGAGAAATTTATAACCACGCCCCGCCGACGCAGGGGCTGGTTTCGCTGGCGATACTCGGCATTACCGATCGCCTGAACATGGCGGAGGCCGACGACGCCGACACCCTTCACCGCATCGTGGAAGCCACCAAGCTGGCCTTTGGCCTGCGCGATGCCCACATCACCGACCCGCGCGCGCTGAAAACCGATATTCAAAGCCTGCTGGATCCCGCCGCCCTGCAGGCGCTTGCCGACAGGGTTGACGACGGTCGCGCCGCGCCGTGGGGAATCGGTAAAGGCCCCGGCGACACGGTGTGGATGGGGGTAGTGGACAGCAGCGGGCTTGCCGTATCGTTTATCCAGAGCATTTATCACGAGTTCGGCAGCGGCGTGGTGCTGCCCGACACCGGCATCGTCTGGCAGAACCGGGGGGCCTCGTTCAGCCTCGATCCCGATCATCTTCTGGCCCTCGCGCCGGGCAAGCAGCCCTTCCACACCCTGAACCCGGCGGCGGCGCGCCTTAAGGACGGGCGCGTGATGGTCTACGGCTCGATGGGCGGCGACGGGCAGCCGCAAACCCAGGCCGCGCTCTTTACCCGCTACGTGGTCCAGGGCGTGCCCCTGCAGGAGAGCATTTCCCGCCCGCGCTGGCTCCTGGGGCGCACCTGGGGACAAACCTCGGACACCTTAAAGCTTGAAGGGCGTTTTTCATCCGGGACCGTCGCGCGCCTGCAGGCCCTCGGTCACGAGGTGGAAATGTTCCCTGACTTTAGTGAAGCGATGGGCCACGCGGGCGCGATTGTCCGTCACCCCAACGGGCTGCTGGAAGGCGCATTTGACCCGCGCAGCAACGGCGCGGCCGCCGGATTTTGA
- the uraD gene encoding 2-oxo-4-hydroxy-4-carboxy-5-ureidoimidazoline decarboxylase yields MIALHDFNHLSHEKALALVHPCVALPDWADALVRGRPYASRDELLSTAKALTQGWDDAALTQALSAHPRIGEKPAGSAAEAALSRQEQSAVNEGDADLARALREGNARYEARFGRVFLIRAKGRSGEEILQALHARLENSDAQEIHAALEQLREITLLRLEGVIHE; encoded by the coding sequence ATGATCGCACTGCACGACTTCAATCATCTTTCCCACGAAAAGGCGTTAGCGCTGGTTCACCCCTGCGTGGCGCTGCCCGACTGGGCCGATGCGCTGGTTCGCGGGCGGCCTTACGCCAGCCGGGACGAATTGCTCAGTACGGCAAAAGCGCTGACGCAAGGCTGGGACGACGCGGCATTAACGCAGGCATTGAGCGCCCATCCGCGCATCGGGGAAAAGCCCGCGGGTTCAGCGGCGGAGGCAGCGCTGTCGCGCCAGGAGCAGAGCGCGGTGAATGAAGGCGACGCTGACCTCGCCAGGGCGCTGCGCGAGGGCAATGCCCGCTACGAGGCCCGCTTTGGACGCGTCTTTCTGATCCGCGCGAAGGGTCGCAGCGGCGAGGAGATATTACAGGCCCTGCACGCGCGGCTGGAGAACAGCGACGCGCAGGAAATCCATGCCGCGCTGGAACAGTTGCGGGAAATCACGCTGCTGCGCCTGGAAGGAGTCATCCACGAATGA
- a CDS encoding AtzE family amidohydrolase, with protein sequence MTLHEMSISDIQQALSAGELSAHEIARQTLEAIARVNPQIGAWTAVTEARMLAEAESIDTLRREKRPLPPLAGVPYAVKNLFDVAGHTTLAGAELFSQRPAAAADGFAVRQLRSAGGLLTGMVNMDAYAYGFTTENSHYGTTRNPHDLARIAGGSSGGSAAAVAAGLVHFSLGTDTNGSIRVPASLCGIYGLKPTFGRLSRSGSHPFVPSLDHIGPFARRVCDLASVYDALQGRDSSDAFQAESSREQTRPLLDRGLDGLRCAVLGGYFTTWCDADARDAVARVAKALDVQDELQFPDAELARAAAFIISASEGGNQYLPALRREPERFEPHSRERLLAGAMLPSAWYIQAQRFRAHARQAFKTLFAQADVLIAPATPRGATLAGEQTMEINGQLLPIRASMGMLTQPISFLGLPVTTVPLRTAQGMPIGLQLIAEPFNEQACLRVARVLEERGITDARPAEVAA encoded by the coding sequence ATGACGCTACACGAGATGAGTATCAGCGACATTCAGCAGGCGCTGAGCGCGGGCGAGCTAAGCGCGCATGAGATCGCCCGCCAGACGCTGGAGGCGATTGCGCGCGTTAACCCGCAAATCGGCGCATGGACCGCCGTGACGGAAGCGCGCATGCTCGCCGAGGCCGAGAGCATCGACACCCTGCGCCGCGAGAAGCGTCCCCTGCCGCCGCTGGCGGGCGTGCCCTACGCGGTAAAAAACCTGTTCGACGTTGCGGGCCACACCACCCTCGCCGGGGCCGAGCTGTTCAGCCAGCGCCCTGCCGCCGCCGCTGACGGCTTCGCGGTGCGCCAGCTGCGCAGCGCGGGGGGGCTGCTGACCGGGATGGTCAATATGGACGCCTACGCCTACGGCTTTACTACCGAGAACAGCCACTACGGCACGACGCGCAACCCGCACGATCTGGCGCGCATCGCGGGCGGGTCGTCCGGCGGTTCAGCCGCCGCGGTGGCCGCCGGGCTGGTGCACTTTTCGCTCGGCACCGACACCAACGGCTCGATTCGCGTTCCGGCCTCCCTGTGCGGCATCTATGGCCTGAAGCCCACCTTTGGCCGCCTGTCGCGTTCCGGCAGCCATCCGTTTGTCCCGAGCCTGGATCATATCGGCCCCTTCGCCCGCCGCGTGTGCGATCTTGCATCGGTGTATGACGCGCTGCAGGGGCGGGACAGCAGCGACGCGTTTCAGGCCGAGAGCTCGCGCGAGCAGACGCGCCCCCTGCTTGACCGCGGGCTTGACGGCCTGCGCTGCGCGGTGCTCGGCGGCTACTTCACCACCTGGTGCGACGCGGACGCCCGAGACGCCGTGGCGCGGGTGGCGAAGGCGCTCGACGTGCAGGACGAGCTGCAGTTCCCGGACGCCGAACTCGCGCGCGCGGCGGCGTTTATCATCAGCGCCTCCGAAGGGGGGAATCAGTACCTGCCCGCGCTTCGTCGCGAGCCGGAGCGTTTCGAACCCCATTCCCGCGAACGGCTGCTGGCAGGGGCGATGCTCCCCTCCGCCTGGTACATTCAGGCCCAGCGGTTTCGCGCGCACGCCCGGCAGGCGTTTAAAACCCTGTTCGCCCAGGCCGACGTGCTGATCGCCCCGGCCACCCCGCGCGGCGCTACGCTCGCGGGTGAGCAGACCATGGAGATTAACGGCCAACTGCTGCCCATTCGCGCCAGCATGGGCATGCTCACCCAGCCGATTTCGTTCCTGGGCCTGCCGGTGACCACCGTTCCGCTGCGCACCGCTCAGGGTATGCCGATAGGCCTGCAGCTGATAGCGGAGCCGTTTAACGAGCAGGCCTGCCTGCGCGTCGCGCGCGTGCTGGAAGAGCGCGGCATCACCGATGCCCGCCCGGCGGAGGTGGCCGCATGA